From the genome of Arthrobacter alpinus, one region includes:
- a CDS encoding AAA family ATPase, translating into MPILHLLAGPNGSGKSTYVQRILQPVTHLPFVNADVIAAERWPNSQVEHAYDASLAAAAERAKLLAARSSFITETVFSHPSKVDLVHEAVSRGYLVHLHVMLLPVDATVNRVAERVQDGGHDVPEQKIRDRYARLWDLIVSARSVADRTDFFDNSTAKTPFRHVAEYQHGQLVGDPAWPKWTPRILTA; encoded by the coding sequence GTGCCGATCCTCCACCTCCTTGCTGGGCCAAATGGTTCCGGTAAATCCACCTATGTCCAACGCATCCTGCAACCAGTGACTCACCTTCCCTTTGTGAACGCGGATGTGATTGCTGCCGAACGCTGGCCGAACTCCCAGGTCGAACACGCCTACGATGCTTCACTTGCCGCCGCTGCGGAACGCGCAAAGTTACTGGCGGCCCGAAGCTCATTCATCACCGAGACCGTGTTCAGCCACCCCAGCAAGGTTGACCTGGTCCACGAAGCTGTTTCCCGCGGCTACCTTGTGCATCTGCACGTCATGCTCCTCCCTGTCGATGCGACCGTGAACCGCGTTGCCGAACGCGTGCAGGACGGCGGCCATGATGTGCCTGAACAGAAGATTCGAGACCGCTACGCGCGGTTGTGGGATCTGATCGTCAGCGCACGCTCGGTTGCAGACCGCACGGATTTCTTTGACAACAGCACCGCCAAAACCCCTTTCCGACATGTCGCTGAATACCAGCACGGTCAGCTAGTGGGAGACCCCGCCTGGCCGAAATGGACGCCGAGGATACTCACCGCCTGA
- a CDS encoding TA system antitoxin ParD family protein yields the protein MSNTIPMRVEVELFEAAKSVGSIVSRSATQQLNHWARIGRELEADPRISPRDIQRVLAGDKTYDNLNEVSQAVVRVGWDERVAERLASLDLAAEFTKAGRSWTEADAHGHTVVHGGAEHSSSADA from the coding sequence ATGAGCAACACGATTCCGATGCGGGTAGAGGTAGAACTGTTCGAGGCCGCCAAATCGGTCGGCTCGATCGTTAGTCGAAGCGCGACCCAGCAGCTCAACCACTGGGCCCGAATCGGACGCGAGCTCGAAGCGGACCCTCGTATAAGCCCGCGCGATATTCAGCGCGTGCTCGCCGGAGACAAAACCTACGATAACCTCAATGAAGTCAGCCAGGCTGTAGTGCGAGTGGGTTGGGATGAGCGAGTAGCCGAACGTCTGGCCAGCCTGGATCTCGCGGCTGAATTCACGAAGGCGGGACGTTCCTGGACCGAGGCTGATGCGCATGGCCACACAGTCGTGCATGGCGGAGCCGAACACAGCAGCAGCGCGGACGCCTAG
- a CDS encoding Fic family protein, whose amino-acid sequence MTTVRRQPNAWPATSYEVHPWVRTGDEIASRRALLQARGDYQAAVPPFIAAAQLVLPAETIALADDASQELARFDAEAGMIAAPFASILLRSESASSSEVENLTSSAKQVALAEIGESKSGNARLVVANVRAMTAAIALSDQLDEHSIIAMHDALLRDSAPEYVGHWRNEQVWIGGGSISPHSASFVPPHHARVPNLMADVVAFAGRTDVPVLIQAAIAHAQFETIHPFPDGNGRTGRALLQGMLRHGGLTRNVTVPVSAGLLHDTEAYFRALTEYRAGRAEAIVTAVAEASFAAIRNGRELVTDIQAAAARWDSAVVARSDSSVHLVKKYLLGQPVVNTRTIAGELQISEVASQNAIDRLVNAGILTQSSTGRRNRIWQAPEILTALDAFGARARRRRG is encoded by the coding sequence ATGACGACAGTTAGACGCCAGCCTAACGCCTGGCCAGCAACCAGCTACGAAGTGCACCCCTGGGTGCGTACCGGCGACGAAATTGCCTCTCGCAGGGCTTTGCTCCAAGCCCGCGGCGACTACCAGGCTGCCGTCCCACCGTTCATTGCCGCTGCGCAGCTCGTGCTGCCCGCAGAGACGATTGCCCTGGCCGATGATGCGAGCCAGGAGCTCGCCCGCTTCGACGCCGAAGCCGGAATGATCGCTGCGCCTTTCGCGTCGATCCTGCTGCGCAGCGAGTCTGCCTCCAGCTCGGAGGTGGAGAACCTAACCTCCAGCGCCAAGCAGGTGGCCCTGGCAGAGATCGGCGAATCGAAGTCAGGGAACGCACGCCTAGTGGTCGCGAACGTCCGCGCTATGACTGCGGCCATCGCGCTCTCAGACCAACTGGATGAGCACTCGATCATCGCGATGCACGATGCGCTGCTGCGGGATAGTGCCCCGGAATATGTGGGCCATTGGCGCAACGAACAAGTCTGGATCGGCGGCGGCAGTATCTCGCCGCACTCCGCGTCATTTGTGCCGCCCCACCACGCGCGCGTTCCCAACCTCATGGCCGACGTTGTCGCATTCGCCGGGCGCACTGACGTGCCCGTACTTATCCAGGCAGCAATCGCACACGCGCAATTTGAAACTATTCACCCGTTCCCAGACGGCAACGGCAGGACCGGACGGGCACTCCTGCAAGGCATGCTCCGCCACGGCGGCCTGACGCGCAATGTCACTGTTCCCGTGTCAGCGGGGCTCCTGCACGACACTGAGGCATATTTCCGTGCGCTGACCGAGTACCGGGCAGGAAGGGCCGAAGCCATCGTCACTGCCGTGGCTGAAGCCTCCTTCGCTGCGATCCGGAACGGCCGTGAGCTCGTGACGGACATCCAGGCTGCCGCTGCGCGTTGGGACAGCGCGGTCGTCGCCCGAAGCGACTCCTCAGTACACCTGGTCAAGAAGTACCTGCTCGGCCAACCGGTGGTGAACACCAGGACTATCGCGGGTGAGCTGCAGATCAGCGAAGTTGCCTCACAGAACGCCATTGACCGCCTCGTCAACGCTGGAATACTCACGCAGAGCAGCACCGGTCGCCGGAACCGCATCTGGCAGGCGCCGGAGATCCTCACAGCCCTCGATGCGTTCGGAGCAAGGGCCAGACGCCGCCGCGGCTGA